A section of the Verrucomicrobiota bacterium genome encodes:
- a CDS encoding SUMF1/EgtB/PvdO family nonheme iron enzyme, giving the protein MSVAPEQLFPELTSWNCLGGNGLASLYTAQVPDGSQTFLVHLLLDPLSGDEALAQAYRERIALASQLQHPSLGRLLGFRESGSSWALVEDLPTGQPLRHRIQAARPSLDDTLALVRALCPPLEAAQALGHGHGCVCPDLVFLDERNTPKLSGLVAAELTARLFHRRPEAAQGHPLAGLERYLPPEITMGKTSESDAIGDVHGLGFLAQEMITGRLPNSWSAKLPLRGEPQAADINSILLCASNQNREERYQAIAQLRDDLENRHFSLRRAAPEARDTPKRASETMEVAEEPTRLALTPKNFKFLFTALGLSVGVGISIFAFQAQESDQPPPPPASFGESLAQAMERIEAASQLFENGNREEALSAIQTLMQTMTAAGSGEGIAQLMGILQSEGEHESGLALLQEAQLSLPPDSQELQAALDGLRGQLTTDQQDLLAAEDALRQGLVATSREHLAAMLARDPESKAAQALLARPEFRQAEEVEATLLQLQQDNPQQTRWSPRYRIQEKGLALDLSEHEELRDLSALSSLPLTSLDLTGTAVSDLSPLQGLPLKELRFADSQVENLGPTVGMPLETLTFEDSPADNVGLLREFQALEIVRFTRNGELYSKLPAPTAARSWENSLGQRFRPLPCKPTVLASIWETRVSDYQAFLTATLTEQGTEIGATWRERTRSTFGSLSPRAPATFINIQEASAFCDWLTLFSRRLGEIDSESRYRLPTDSEWSQLLDLSEPAGIPPTNRPLYHAPLYPGSNRWPLAFVTENFPGQEADASQTARLENHQDLFPGLAPVGKSDPWNGFYDLAANVQELCLPPTNQSSQSVARGSAWRLPPLREGDDLQELLDLSRRETIGVQQRSERLGFRVVLDLDPKRTEPTPLIEIFLSGGIESVARTASELLQNQRASSFQKRAALSARRTIAPLRLRSALAEAIDIELGARRITLVELAASPEEATLYGEAVGAQLARLAMGEELDALLEAVQETAESPAAYWIEIGQAGSSQPTLLIVEAPFAAPLKVALFQESTLQRHFFLLEWPSETQQ; this is encoded by the coding sequence ATGTCCGTCGCCCCTGAGCAGCTTTTTCCCGAACTCACCTCCTGGAATTGCCTCGGCGGCAATGGCTTGGCCAGCCTCTACACGGCGCAAGTGCCCGACGGAAGCCAGACCTTCCTCGTCCACCTCCTCCTCGACCCCCTTTCGGGAGACGAAGCTCTCGCCCAAGCCTATCGGGAGCGCATCGCGCTAGCCAGCCAACTCCAGCACCCCTCCCTCGGACGCCTCTTGGGCTTTCGCGAAAGCGGCTCCAGCTGGGCGCTCGTGGAAGACCTCCCGACCGGGCAACCTCTCCGACATCGCATCCAAGCCGCCCGCCCCAGCCTCGACGACACCCTCGCGCTGGTGCGGGCCCTCTGCCCGCCCCTAGAGGCCGCCCAGGCCCTCGGCCACGGCCACGGCTGCGTCTGCCCCGACCTCGTCTTTTTGGATGAACGAAATACCCCGAAGCTCTCCGGCCTGGTCGCGGCCGAACTGACTGCCCGCCTCTTCCATCGCCGCCCTGAAGCCGCCCAAGGGCATCCCCTAGCCGGCCTCGAACGCTACCTCCCGCCTGAAATCACGATGGGCAAAACCTCTGAGAGCGACGCCATTGGCGACGTCCATGGACTCGGCTTCCTCGCGCAGGAAATGATCACCGGTCGCCTCCCGAATTCCTGGTCGGCCAAACTCCCGCTGCGGGGTGAGCCCCAGGCCGCTGACATCAACAGCATCCTGCTGTGCGCCTCGAACCAAAATCGCGAAGAGCGCTACCAGGCCATCGCGCAACTCCGGGACGACCTCGAAAACCGCCACTTCTCGCTCCGCCGAGCCGCGCCCGAAGCGCGCGACACCCCCAAGCGCGCCAGCGAAACCATGGAAGTCGCAGAAGAGCCTACCCGCCTGGCGCTCACGCCCAAAAACTTCAAATTCCTCTTCACCGCCCTCGGCCTCTCGGTAGGCGTAGGCATCTCCATCTTCGCCTTCCAAGCCCAGGAAAGCGATCAGCCACCACCCCCGCCGGCCAGCTTCGGAGAATCGCTGGCCCAGGCCATGGAGCGGATCGAAGCGGCCAGCCAGCTTTTTGAAAATGGAAACCGTGAGGAAGCCCTCAGCGCCATCCAGACCCTCATGCAAACCATGACGGCCGCCGGCAGTGGGGAGGGCATCGCCCAGCTCATGGGGATTCTACAAAGCGAAGGCGAACACGAAAGCGGACTGGCCCTGCTCCAGGAAGCCCAACTCAGCCTCCCGCCCGACAGCCAAGAACTCCAAGCAGCCCTCGATGGCCTCCGTGGGCAGCTCACTACCGACCAGCAGGACCTCCTGGCGGCCGAAGACGCCCTGCGCCAAGGACTCGTGGCCACCTCCCGAGAGCACCTGGCCGCCATGCTGGCCCGCGATCCCGAAAGCAAAGCCGCCCAAGCACTCCTCGCTCGGCCCGAATTTCGCCAAGCCGAAGAAGTCGAAGCCACCCTCCTTCAGCTCCAGCAAGACAACCCCCAGCAAACCCGCTGGTCCCCTCGTTACCGCATCCAAGAAAAAGGCCTCGCCCTCGACCTCAGCGAGCACGAAGAACTCCGCGACCTCTCCGCCCTCTCCTCGCTCCCCCTCACCTCCCTCGACCTGACCGGCACCGCCGTGAGCGACCTCTCCCCCCTGCAAGGTCTCCCCCTGAAAGAACTCCGCTTTGCCGACAGCCAAGTCGAAAACCTCGGCCCCACCGTCGGCATGCCGCTGGAAACCCTCACCTTCGAAGACTCACCCGCAGACAACGTCGGACTCCTGCGCGAATTCCAAGCCTTGGAAATCGTCCGCTTCACCCGCAATGGCGAACTCTACAGCAAACTCCCCGCACCCACCGCCGCCCGCTCCTGGGAAAACTCCCTCGGCCAGCGCTTTCGGCCCCTCCCCTGCAAGCCAACCGTGCTCGCCTCCATCTGGGAAACGCGCGTCAGCGACTACCAAGCCTTCCTCACCGCCACCCTCACCGAGCAAGGCACCGAAATCGGCGCCACCTGGCGGGAGCGCACCCGGAGCACCTTCGGCTCCCTCTCCCCCCGCGCCCCGGCCACCTTCATCAACATCCAGGAAGCCAGCGCCTTCTGTGACTGGCTCACCCTCTTCTCGCGTCGTCTGGGAGAAATCGACTCCGAAAGCCGCTACCGACTCCCTACCGACAGCGAATGGAGCCAACTTCTCGACCTCTCCGAACCCGCCGGCATCCCTCCCACCAATCGCCCCCTCTACCACGCCCCTCTCTACCCCGGCTCCAACCGCTGGCCCCTCGCCTTCGTCACCGAAAACTTCCCGGGCCAGGAAGCCGATGCCAGCCAAACCGCTCGCCTGGAAAACCACCAGGACCTCTTTCCTGGTCTCGCTCCGGTTGGCAAATCGGACCCCTGGAATGGCTTCTACGACCTGGCAGCCAACGTGCAGGAACTCTGTCTCCCGCCCACCAACCAATCCAGCCAAAGCGTGGCCCGCGGAAGCGCCTGGCGCCTTCCTCCTCTCCGTGAAGGGGACGACCTGCAAGAGCTTCTCGACCTCTCACGTCGCGAAACCATCGGCGTGCAGCAGCGGAGCGAACGCCTTGGATTCCGGGTCGTGCTCGACCTCGACCCCAAGCGGACCGAGCCCACCCCCCTCATCGAAATCTTCCTGAGCGGAGGGATCGAAAGCGTGGCACGGACCGCCAGCGAACTGCTCCAAAACCAGCGCGCCTCCAGCTTCCAAAAGCGGGCCGCCCTCTCGGCCCGTCGAACCATCGCCCCGCTCCGCCTCCGCTCCGCCCTCGCCGAAGCCATCGACATCGAGCTGGGCGCCCGTCGAATCACCTTGGTGGAGCTGGCAGCCAGCCCGGAAGAAGCCACCCTCTACGGCGAAGCCGTGGGAGCGCAGCTCGCCCGCCTGGCCATGGGGGAAGAGCTGGATGCCCTGCTCGAAGCCGTCCAAGAAACCGCCGAAAGCCCCGCCGCCTACTGGATCGAAATCGGGCAAGCTGGCAGCTCCCAGCCCACGCTGCTCATCGTAGAAGCACCCTTCGCGGCCCCTCTGAAAGTCGCCCTCTTCCAAGAATCCACCCTCCAACGCCACTTCTTCCTCCTAGAATGGCCCAGCGAAACCCAGCAGTAG
- a CDS encoding CapA family protein, producing the protein MNFLPLWFASACLAAGEGALPIHLADNHAASLGFFAEVLPLEAEHVLLLVDAHSDASAPRDLDELQVGLRRVQSREHRRERVRQWRREGRVEAFNWIAPLTPQPICEILWLVAEEESDEDAHKRRLEMERFAPGELRERFRAAAWEEVESGALETRAVAVSIDLDAFVELSAELAEIRLQKIWQQVLSLEGLAAVSFALSRPWQPDDATAWRLLGQALDLACSVRNSQIGWEPFGIEGPDRSRKAAEFYQQGLEPPRLQIEEAPAAVRSRLLSARERLQVLDHEDRWEALLEKWLIEQGEWRIEVKGLQYCLDGAWRGQGQDWSLRLTGGPLGRVEKVRWKQWVPERVTYNVLPELPVGKVFTGAAPPVISERARELPSGGLQLKGAQGVALLPDEHGLLRVSAEVKTDRGWERTPTVELRLGVKEGFLKGLSEQFGSPYIFGAGFLRYEDRTGPETLAGNDCANFLVYAWRRCGIPLPWCDPGQLRRFLEPLAKEQTLEDEPRFEARDEGRGLVIDLGNHVMAMWEDRGVLGAVDRSDMVVHHLNGFPEKVNLGAYLAEKGVAKFALYRLPESAAAARIAFGGDVMLRDGEQVDWEARLADLEQADYQILNLEGTLGPREEEGSYRFRLQEGLARELAAHGIDAVSLANNHLDDFGEAGLHSTLARLRDAGIAFFGAGVNLKEAVRPLRLEKGKVSLFAVSCLESELAAEEERAGLLLLPDHAHHLAEAIQKERRAGRAVLAMVHWGKDHGPELTLSQRKWAKWLVGQGVREVIGTGPHLPQATDFWRGVPIHFSLGNFAFPKMDGAEFVGRIEEVAVGRRFHNLRVE; encoded by the coding sequence ATGAACTTTCTGCCGCTTTGGTTCGCCTCCGCTTGCCTGGCGGCTGGGGAAGGGGCTCTTCCAATTCACTTGGCCGACAATCATGCGGCGAGCTTGGGCTTTTTTGCGGAGGTTTTGCCACTGGAGGCGGAGCATGTGCTGCTCTTAGTGGATGCGCATAGCGATGCTTCTGCTCCGCGGGATTTAGATGAGCTGCAAGTGGGTTTGCGCCGTGTCCAAAGTCGGGAACATCGGCGAGAGCGGGTGCGTCAATGGCGAAGGGAGGGTCGCGTGGAAGCTTTCAATTGGATCGCTCCCTTAACCCCTCAACCAATCTGCGAGATTTTGTGGCTGGTGGCCGAGGAGGAAAGCGATGAAGATGCCCACAAGCGCCGCCTCGAGATGGAACGGTTTGCCCCCGGAGAGCTGCGGGAGCGCTTTCGAGCGGCTGCGTGGGAGGAGGTCGAGTCGGGAGCCCTGGAAACTCGCGCCGTCGCAGTCAGCATTGATTTGGACGCTTTCGTGGAACTATCGGCCGAGCTCGCCGAAATTAGGCTCCAGAAAATTTGGCAGCAGGTGTTATCATTAGAAGGCTTGGCTGCGGTTAGTTTTGCTTTGTCGAGGCCATGGCAACCGGATGACGCCACGGCTTGGCGGCTTTTAGGGCAGGCGCTCGACTTGGCTTGTTCGGTTCGGAATTCACAGATTGGGTGGGAACCCTTTGGGATAGAAGGGCCAGATCGATCGCGCAAGGCGGCGGAGTTTTACCAACAAGGGTTAGAACCACCACGCTTGCAGATTGAGGAAGCACCCGCTGCGGTCCGTTCTCGGCTCTTGAGCGCGCGCGAGCGCTTGCAGGTTCTCGATCATGAAGACCGCTGGGAGGCGCTTTTGGAGAAGTGGTTGATCGAACAGGGGGAGTGGCGAATCGAGGTGAAGGGGCTTCAATATTGTCTCGACGGAGCGTGGCGGGGGCAGGGCCAAGACTGGTCGCTCCGCCTGACCGGGGGTCCTTTGGGCAGGGTCGAAAAAGTGCGATGGAAGCAGTGGGTGCCGGAGCGTGTGACCTACAATGTCCTCCCGGAACTGCCCGTAGGAAAGGTGTTCACAGGAGCGGCTCCACCGGTGATCTCGGAACGGGCTCGGGAGCTTCCCAGCGGCGGTTTGCAGCTAAAAGGGGCTCAAGGAGTCGCTTTGCTGCCAGACGAACATGGGCTGCTGCGGGTGTCTGCCGAGGTGAAGACTGATCGAGGCTGGGAACGGACACCGACCGTGGAATTGCGACTCGGTGTGAAGGAGGGTTTTCTCAAAGGATTGAGTGAGCAATTTGGATCACCTTACATTTTCGGGGCAGGGTTTCTCCGCTACGAGGACCGGACGGGCCCGGAAACACTCGCCGGAAACGATTGCGCCAACTTTCTCGTGTATGCCTGGCGGAGGTGCGGAATCCCTCTTCCATGGTGCGACCCGGGGCAGTTGCGTCGTTTTTTGGAGCCTTTGGCGAAGGAGCAGACCTTAGAAGACGAGCCTCGCTTCGAGGCAAGGGACGAAGGGCGTGGGCTGGTGATTGATCTCGGAAATCATGTCATGGCAATGTGGGAAGACCGCGGCGTGTTGGGAGCGGTGGATCGCTCTGATATGGTGGTTCATCACCTGAATGGCTTCCCCGAGAAGGTGAATTTAGGAGCCTATCTCGCTGAAAAAGGAGTGGCCAAGTTCGCTTTGTATCGCCTGCCAGAGTCGGCCGCGGCGGCGCGAATCGCTTTCGGAGGAGATGTGATGCTGCGAGATGGAGAACAGGTAGATTGGGAGGCTCGACTGGCCGATTTGGAGCAAGCTGACTACCAGATCTTGAATCTAGAAGGCACTCTCGGGCCGAGAGAGGAGGAAGGGTCTTATCGGTTTCGCTTGCAGGAGGGACTTGCCCGAGAGTTGGCTGCCCATGGAATCGATGCGGTTTCCCTTGCGAACAATCATCTGGATGACTTCGGTGAGGCGGGGCTCCATTCGACCCTGGCACGTTTGCGCGATGCGGGGATCGCCTTTTTCGGTGCCGGTGTGAATCTGAAAGAAGCTGTTCGTCCGTTGAGGCTCGAGAAGGGCAAGGTCAGTCTGTTTGCAGTCAGTTGCCTCGAATCTGAGTTAGCCGCAGAAGAGGAGCGAGCTGGACTTTTGCTTTTGCCCGATCACGCACACCACTTAGCAGAGGCCATCCAAAAGGAAAGGCGTGCAGGAAGGGCGGTTCTTGCGATGGTTCATTGGGGTAAGGATCATGGTCCTGAGCTGACTCTATCGCAACGAAAATGGGCAAAGTGGTTGGTGGGGCAAGGTGTGAGAGAGGTCATCGGAACGGGGCCTCACCTTCCACAAGCGACCGATTTTTGGCGAGGTGTGCCGATTCACTTTTCGTTGGGAAATTTCGCCTTCCCCAAAATGGATGGAGCCGAATTTGTGGGTCGGATCGAGGAGGTCGCTGTGGGACGACGTTTCCATAACCTTCGTGTGGAGTAG
- a CDS encoding DUF4424 family protein, translated as MKSISRWAFWSVVLLSSSWTLDAMANGGGYSFGAEFSGSVAPFQPSGTEYVAILEEDLQIELRRGVSFVTVRYKMQNQSSKSRKVRFGFPAESIRSDLMSLEPVPSPNPFEKDLRNYEISLNGKAIESEYLPSEKVWSGKEFPGAEALKGVQGWQVSEVRFPKSDVVELEIRFQCVHSSQWRTSSDDVHRGAEWFRYRLSTGAVWRGPIQKGKVEIRAVGVPAAEVVIESPLETFLKDPEGVWRWEFQQLEPSLADDIAIQVCPGFYSPWGPYLLRQGRWSEHVGEVSVSASSTLSSEEEGRYAASRVFERQGVWSEGAEGSGVGEWLEFTLEEPSVLEGLWIRPGFQTWQRPELFRDNARPARLDLVLDEEHVVDASLPDLSESYFLPILDWRKPVKSVRLIVREVYPGKRFPDLCISQVVLYRSLAKEPVYQQAR; from the coding sequence ATGAAGTCGATTTCCCGTTGGGCCTTTTGGTCCGTTGTGTTGCTTTCTTCATCTTGGACGCTTGATGCGATGGCCAACGGAGGGGGCTATTCTTTTGGAGCAGAATTTTCAGGAAGTGTGGCTCCTTTCCAACCGTCGGGAACCGAATATGTAGCGATCCTCGAGGAGGATCTCCAGATCGAGCTTCGGCGTGGCGTGAGTTTTGTGACGGTGCGATACAAAATGCAGAATCAGTCCAGCAAGTCCCGAAAGGTGAGGTTTGGATTTCCTGCGGAAAGTATTCGGAGCGATTTGATGTCGTTAGAACCTGTGCCCAGTCCCAACCCTTTTGAGAAAGACCTGAGAAACTATGAAATCTCTCTGAACGGCAAGGCAATCGAGAGTGAGTATCTCCCATCAGAGAAGGTATGGTCCGGCAAGGAGTTTCCAGGTGCCGAAGCCCTAAAAGGAGTTCAAGGATGGCAAGTTTCCGAAGTTCGTTTCCCCAAAAGTGACGTAGTCGAGCTGGAGATTCGCTTTCAATGTGTTCATAGCAGTCAATGGAGGACCTCCAGCGATGATGTCCATCGAGGAGCTGAGTGGTTTCGTTATCGCCTGTCAACGGGAGCGGTTTGGAGGGGACCCATTCAAAAGGGAAAGGTCGAAATCCGTGCAGTCGGAGTGCCGGCGGCGGAGGTGGTTATTGAGAGCCCTCTCGAAACCTTTCTTAAGGACCCAGAGGGAGTCTGGCGATGGGAGTTCCAACAACTAGAACCTTCCCTTGCCGATGACATTGCGATTCAGGTGTGTCCTGGTTTTTATTCCCCTTGGGGGCCTTATCTTCTCAGACAGGGCAGGTGGAGCGAGCACGTGGGCGAAGTCAGCGTGTCGGCGAGCTCTACCTTGAGTTCTGAAGAAGAAGGTCGTTATGCGGCCTCGAGGGTTTTTGAAAGGCAGGGAGTCTGGAGTGAGGGGGCGGAGGGCTCGGGAGTAGGGGAGTGGCTGGAATTTACCTTGGAAGAGCCTTCTGTCCTAGAGGGCCTCTGGATTCGACCAGGCTTTCAGACTTGGCAACGCCCTGAGCTTTTTCGTGACAACGCCCGGCCTGCTCGGCTCGATCTAGTCCTCGATGAAGAGCATGTCGTCGACGCCAGCCTTCCCGATCTAAGTGAGTCCTATTTCTTACCAATTCTCGACTGGAGAAAGCCGGTAAAGAGCGTGCGACTTATCGTGAGAGAAGTCTATCCGGGGAAGCGGTTTCCTGATCTCTGTATCAGTCAGGTAGTCCTTTACCGGTCTCTTGCGAAAGAACCTGTCTACCAGCAAGCTAGATGA
- the acs gene encoding acetate--CoA ligase — MSEHEQTLFPPPADVASSARISSMEQYRELYRESLDDPDAFWAREAGQLLWRKPWDRLLDWQPPFAKWFVGGQLNVSENCLDRHLKTRGDQTALLWEGEPGEVLAITYRQLHERVCRCASALTELGVQAGDRVILYLPMIPEAAVAMLACARIGAVHSVIFGGFSADAIRERTQDAGAETIITADGNFRRGQALPLKANVDSALAGLDQVKRVLVVRRTGSEISMQSGRDLWWHEVVDSASPDFPPPAFDANHPLFILYTSGSTGKPKGILHGSGGYLAGASLTTKYVFDLRDEDLYWCTADVGWITGHSYIVYGPLAQGATTLLYEGAPNQPAEDRFWDIIERHRVTVFYTAPTAVRAFMKWGRVHPQKHDLSSLRLLGSVGEPINPEAWHWYHQQIGGGRCPILDTWWQTETGAHMLTPLPGATPLKPGSATLPFFGVEADIVDEQGQPVPPHTRGLLVIRRPWPSLMQGLYGDAERYQEVYWSRFPGTYLAGDAATRDEDGYFWVIGRIDDVLNVSGHRLGTAEIESALVDHDAVAEAAVVGRPDEIKGESIVAFVILKGRYQDSPDLRAELRQHVAKVIGAIARPDEVRITPGLPKTRSGKIMRRLLKEITRTGEISGDVTTLDDPQIVDALLGRN, encoded by the coding sequence ATGAGCGAACACGAACAGACTCTGTTCCCGCCCCCTGCCGACGTGGCCTCGAGCGCCCGCATCTCCAGCATGGAGCAATACCGGGAACTCTACCGCGAATCCCTCGACGATCCCGACGCCTTCTGGGCACGAGAAGCCGGCCAACTCCTTTGGCGCAAGCCCTGGGACCGCCTGCTCGACTGGCAACCTCCCTTCGCCAAATGGTTCGTGGGCGGCCAACTGAATGTCTCGGAAAACTGCCTCGACCGGCATTTAAAAACTCGCGGCGACCAAACGGCCCTCCTCTGGGAAGGCGAACCGGGCGAAGTGCTCGCGATCACCTACCGCCAGCTCCATGAACGGGTCTGTCGCTGTGCCTCCGCACTGACCGAACTGGGCGTCCAAGCAGGCGACCGCGTCATTCTCTACCTTCCCATGATCCCAGAAGCAGCCGTCGCCATGCTGGCCTGCGCCCGCATCGGGGCGGTGCATTCCGTCATCTTCGGGGGGTTCTCGGCGGACGCCATTCGCGAGCGAACCCAAGACGCCGGAGCCGAAACCATCATCACGGCCGACGGCAACTTCCGCCGTGGCCAAGCCCTCCCCCTGAAAGCCAATGTCGACTCAGCACTGGCTGGCCTCGACCAAGTCAAACGCGTCCTTGTGGTTCGCCGCACCGGCAGCGAAATCTCGATGCAATCTGGACGAGACCTTTGGTGGCACGAAGTGGTGGATTCCGCATCGCCCGACTTCCCACCGCCCGCCTTCGACGCCAACCACCCCCTCTTTATCCTCTACACCTCGGGATCGACCGGCAAGCCCAAAGGCATTCTCCACGGCTCGGGCGGCTACCTGGCCGGGGCCTCCCTCACCACGAAATACGTCTTCGATCTTCGTGACGAGGACCTCTACTGGTGCACGGCTGACGTCGGCTGGATCACCGGCCATAGCTACATCGTCTATGGACCGCTCGCTCAGGGCGCCACCACCCTCCTCTACGAAGGCGCGCCCAATCAGCCAGCGGAAGACCGCTTTTGGGACATCATTGAACGGCACCGCGTGACCGTCTTCTACACCGCGCCCACCGCCGTGCGGGCATTTATGAAATGGGGGCGCGTCCATCCTCAAAAACACGACCTCTCCTCACTTCGTTTGCTCGGCTCCGTCGGCGAACCTATCAATCCCGAAGCCTGGCACTGGTATCATCAGCAGATTGGCGGAGGTCGTTGCCCCATTCTGGACACCTGGTGGCAGACCGAAACCGGCGCCCACATGCTGACGCCCCTGCCCGGAGCCACCCCACTGAAACCCGGCTCAGCCACCCTGCCCTTCTTTGGGGTGGAGGCCGATATCGTGGACGAGCAAGGACAGCCCGTGCCGCCCCACACTCGCGGCCTCCTGGTCATCCGCCGCCCTTGGCCCTCGCTCATGCAGGGCTTGTATGGCGATGCCGAACGCTACCAAGAAGTCTACTGGAGTCGCTTCCCCGGGACCTACCTCGCCGGCGATGCCGCCACCCGGGACGAAGATGGCTACTTCTGGGTCATCGGTCGGATTGACGACGTTCTCAACGTCTCCGGCCATCGGCTCGGCACCGCCGAAATCGAATCCGCCTTGGTCGACCACGACGCAGTGGCCGAAGCGGCCGTGGTCGGTCGCCCAGATGAAATCAAAGGGGAGAGCATCGTCGCCTTCGTCATCCTCAAAGGACGCTACCAAGACAGCCCCGACCTCCGGGCCGAGCTCCGCCAGCACGTCGCCAAAGTCATCGGAGCCATCGCCCGGCCGGATGAAGTCCGCATCACCCCCGGGCTTCCCAAGACCCGCTCGGGCAAAATCATGCGTCGTCTGCTCAAAGAGATCACCCGCACGGGAGAAATCAGCGGCGACGTCACCACGCTCGACGACCCGCAAATCGTCGACGCGCTTCTCGGGCGAAATTAA